In one Neobacillus sp. WH10 genomic region, the following are encoded:
- a CDS encoding replicative helicase loader/inhibitor yields the protein MTKKEVAELFKFIRSIYSSFEVDQYKINTWSEMLKDQNPATVMKKAERHVLENKFAPTIADLREARRREDPSVLAQFWSKEDYE from the coding sequence TTGACTAAAAAAGAAGTCGCAGAATTGTTCAAGTTCATTCGGAGTATTTATTCATCTTTTGAAGTAGATCAATACAAGATTAATACTTGGTCAGAAATGCTTAAAGATCAGAATCCGGCAACGGTTATGAAAAAAGCAGAACGTCACGTATTAGAAAATAAATTTGCTCCTACAATTGCTGATTTAAGGGAAGCAAGAAGGAGAGAAGATCCATCTGTCTTAGCTCAATTTTGGAGTAAAGAAGATTATGAGTGA
- a CDS encoding replicative DNA helicase, with protein sequence MSEQAEEMLLGSILKDNSIIDELTLSPDHFLDFTNRNMFTAMKKVKKKGFPIDGAALQDELGDTGFLFIGGNERILALKGCVPSVHAFKSYEKMVINRWKITTSKDLLQSALDSELNTEGIQTLIKDLSQVDEQGTQEEFDLKEHLMNMYDLVTVPTPKQRSGVVSGFMDIDSKTDGFHGNDLIIVGARPSMGKTAFLLNLAINAGKNVIPVIFSLEMTTESLIKRMLSSLGEINGMKLKNPYHYLNDEEKGHWITAIGKMEEVAPKIYDKPRQSVAEMKAKVRKIKHENPTKEIIVFIDYLTLIKPSKDYKGNMHAQITEISADLKGMAKDFNCPVVCLAQLSRSVESRGDKHPMMSDLRESGSIEQDADVIMLLYRDEYYNEPTDETKNLLEVNIAKNRDGEVGTVKLLYKKEINKIENLYHYHIQKQ encoded by the coding sequence ATGAGTGAACAAGCTGAAGAAATGTTACTTGGTTCCATCCTAAAAGATAATTCCATCATAGATGAATTAACCTTATCACCTGATCACTTTTTAGATTTCACAAATCGAAATATGTTTACAGCAATGAAAAAAGTGAAGAAGAAAGGGTTTCCGATTGATGGAGCTGCCTTACAGGATGAATTAGGTGATACAGGATTCCTTTTTATTGGAGGAAATGAAAGAATACTAGCTTTAAAAGGTTGTGTTCCTTCTGTCCATGCTTTCAAGTCATACGAAAAGATGGTCATCAACCGGTGGAAGATTACAACATCAAAAGATTTACTACAGTCGGCTTTGGATAGCGAGTTAAACACAGAAGGCATACAAACATTGATTAAAGATTTAAGCCAGGTGGACGAGCAAGGCACACAAGAAGAATTTGACCTCAAAGAACATTTAATGAACATGTACGACTTAGTGACGGTTCCTACTCCTAAACAGAGGAGTGGAGTCGTCAGTGGATTCATGGATATAGACAGTAAAACGGATGGTTTCCACGGGAATGACTTAATCATTGTGGGAGCAAGGCCATCGATGGGGAAAACAGCTTTCTTGCTTAATTTAGCCATCAATGCAGGAAAGAATGTCATTCCGGTTATCTTCTCGCTAGAAATGACAACAGAAAGCTTGATTAAACGGATGCTTTCTTCACTAGGAGAAATCAACGGAATGAAGTTAAAAAACCCTTATCACTATTTGAATGATGAAGAAAAAGGACACTGGATCACGGCTATCGGAAAGATGGAAGAGGTTGCTCCTAAAATATACGATAAGCCACGGCAGAGCGTAGCGGAAATGAAAGCAAAAGTTAGGAAAATTAAACATGAAAATCCCACTAAAGAGATTATTGTTTTTATTGATTACCTAACGTTGATTAAACCATCAAAGGACTACAAGGGAAATATGCACGCTCAAATAACTGAAATAAGCGCTGACTTAAAGGGAATGGCGAAAGACTTCAATTGTCCAGTGGTTTGCCTAGCTCAGTTATCTAGAAGTGTAGAAAGCCGAGGGGATAAACACCCGATGATGTCAGATTTAAGAGAATCGGGAAGTATTGAACAAGATGCTGATGTCATTATGTTGTTGTACCGTGATGAATATTACAACGAACCAACAGACGAAACGAAAAACTTACTGGAAGTCAATATAGCCAAGAACCGTGATGGAGAAGTGGGGACAGTAAAACTCCTATACAAAAAAGAGATCAACAAGATAGAAAACCTGTATCACTACCACATACAGAAACAATGA
- a CDS encoding DUF3310 domain-containing protein produces MTNINYEDDCLEPITFEDEINKPSHYHKGGIDVIGFLEQHYVNKKVTVAEGFAIGSIHKYVARYKEKGGLKDLQKAEFYTKKLMEYESL; encoded by the coding sequence TTGACAAATATCAATTATGAGGATGACTGTTTAGAACCGATAACTTTTGAAGATGAAATAAACAAACCTTCACACTATCACAAAGGCGGTATCGATGTTATCGGATTTTTAGAACAGCATTACGTTAATAAAAAGGTTACTGTGGCTGAAGGATTTGCAATCGGTTCTATTCATAAATATGTAGCCCGGTACAAAGAAAAAGGTGGATTAAAGGATTTACAAAAAGCAGAGTTTTACACAAAAAAATTAATGGAATATGAGAGCCTATGA
- a CDS encoding DNA cytosine methyltransferase translates to MKILELFAGTRSISKAFEEAGHETFSIEIDQRHKNISLYADVLEVTPELILEQFGKPDIIWASPPCTSYSIAAISHHRSREKNENLLPKSDFAKISDELVKHTLYLIQRLRPKYWYIENPRGGMRKMDFMQMLPRYTVTYCQYGDDRMKPTDVWGNHQNPQFKPMCKNGDPCHEAAPRGSKRGTQGRANAVERSVIPKGLCEHIVKISEQ, encoded by the coding sequence ATGAAAATCTTAGAATTGTTTGCTGGCACTCGTAGCATTTCAAAAGCATTTGAAGAGGCTGGTCATGAAACTTTTTCGATTGAAATAGATCAGCGACATAAAAACATCAGTTTATATGCAGATGTTTTAGAAGTGACACCGGAATTGATTTTAGAACAGTTTGGAAAGCCCGATATAATATGGGCTTCTCCTCCCTGTACTTCATATAGTATTGCAGCTATCTCACATCATCGGTCCAGAGAAAAGAATGAAAACTTACTTCCGAAAAGTGATTTTGCAAAGATTTCGGATGAATTAGTAAAACACACCCTTTATCTTATTCAAAGATTAAGACCTAAGTATTGGTATATTGAAAATCCAAGAGGTGGTATGCGGAAAATGGACTTCATGCAAATGTTGCCAAGGTATACCGTGACTTATTGTCAATATGGGGATGATCGAATGAAACCAACAGATGTCTGGGGAAATCACCAAAACCCACAATTCAAGCCAATGTGTAAGAATGGGGATCCTTGTCATGAAGCGGCTCCAAGAGGAAGTAAAAGAGGTACACAAGGAAGGGCGAATGCGGTTGAACGTTCAGTAATCCCTAAAGGGTTATGTGAACATATCGTAAAAATATCGGAACAGTAG